One part of the Aspergillus luchuensis IFO 4308 DNA, chromosome 5, nearly complete sequence genome encodes these proteins:
- a CDS encoding uncharacterized protein (InterPro:IPR003347), producing the protein MADKESLKRNQWRKAHRARQRELHIPKKIQWGPYNLDFPTFDSAGVLELRQFIYELDNEANWAKPREHIIADIMESLRMSKSPLEIIAKVPSILPTSDGDLFLLNNSQALHNRLRQKFEKPLLHRASLSGNSLCGRKLSLDAFWKHLREQPNKTIEVYDYAVAEPTLRTRRLTVQEVLLHWELPAQERHALNLLDIENRIGDFCPNEIVEHDLHSKPSLLSPDNVGKIDSDWKNSRKEFFLLSGANAISSIHVDNGGQLTWILNLEGRKIWYFPRKPTSDAVRLLAVMGSQSPRGYEGGWVRVELCAGDLFVMPPSCPHAVFTPDDCLAVGGHLYKAAHLGSTLRKHS; encoded by the exons ATGGCCGACAAGGAGAGCCTAAAACGCAATCAATGGAGGAAGGCGCACAGAGCGCGGCAGAGAGAGCTTCATATCCCGAAGAAAATCCAGTGGGGTCCATATAATTTGGATTTTCCGACCTTCGACAGTGCAGGCGTTCTTGAGCTTCGGCAATTCATATATGAGTTGGATAACGAAGCCAATTGGGCGAAACCGAGAGAGCATATTATCGCCGATATTATGGAAAGTCTACGTATGTCCAAGAGTCCACTGGAGATTATCGCAAAGGTACCATCGATCCTCCCAACATCAGATGGGGACTTGTTTCTTTTGAACAATTCGCAGGCTCTGCACAATCGCCTCAGGCAAAAGTTTGAGAAGCCGCTACTTCACCGAGCTTCGCTGTCTGGAAACTCACTCTGTGGTCGCAAACTGAGCCTGGATGCGTTCTGGAAGCATCTACGGGAGCAGCCGAACAAGACGATAGAGGTCTACGACTACGCGGTGGCAGAGCCGACTTTAAGAACACGAAGATTGACAGTCCAGGAAGTATTGTTGCATTGGGAGCTCCCAGCGCAGGAGCGACATGCTCTTAATCTCCTGGATATTGAGAACAGAATCGGGGACTTCTGCCCAAACGAAATAGTCGAACATGATCTTCACAGCAAACCATCTCTCCTATCTCCGGATAATGTTGGAAAAATCGACTCGGACTGGAAAAATAGTCGAAAAGAatttttccttctcagcgGGGCAAACGCGATATCGTCTATCCATGTGGACAATGGAGGTCAGCTAACGTGGATTCTAAACCTCGAAGGTCGGAAGATCTGGTACTTTCCTCGCAAACCGACTAGCGATGCTGTCCGGTTGTTGGCTGTTATGGGCTCTCAGTCTCCTCGAGGATATGAAGGAGGCTGGGTACGGGTAGAGCTATGCGCAGGCGACCTGTT CGTCATGCCTCCCAGTTGTCCACATGCGGTGTTCACCCCAGATGACTGCCTTGCCGTTGGTGGCCATTTATACAAGGCTGCACACCTTGGTTCAACGCTCCGCAAGCATTCCTGA
- a CDS encoding HMG-box domain-containing protein (COG:B;~EggNog:ENOG410PQ5M;~InterPro:IPR009071,IPR036910;~PFAM:PF00505), whose product MGAEASVFHQATPGGPMSEPPPPYFQSRSIPGTGYEDLRQHLPCISDGLPQGSGKHAVPVPMLEFAADNPYYLVPQPIHDSTQAREDKLIPKEGNDANHTKSEALCRKTPLRKSRCFQAQTRNGQAKYAATRSQNLCLPCPLNELTTGMLHIPVRYMYAWVHRLVKTRRQEALQRHKRIPRPLNSFILYRLAYNDRVKYWLGRNDHQTISRLSGQSWKMEAPHIRKEYETLAEMEKRNHATAHPGYRFSLSNKRGKSRTAKGHSQELALRLKAFSNFGQDSRPAAWAPSVDNNGACERSTGTFPEEEGTLVQRCSLSPDGFIPLGSAASVWEQWTSYPQTTSAEHGSKGTQPHLPVTTGQTEIPATACLVSQPAAPGIDAANRRSASLPLSIPYEIYSVFSGEWLIEGK is encoded by the exons ATGGGGGCCGAGGCGTCCGTGTTTCACCAAGCCACACCAGGAGGCCCGATGTctgaaccaccaccgccatatTTCCAGTCTAGGTCCATACCTGGTACCGGTTATGAGGATCTCAGACAGCACCTCCCGTGCATCTCCGATGGTCTTCCCCAAGGTTCTGGGAAACACGCTGTG CCTGTCCCTATGCTAGAGTTTGCGGCCGATAACCCATACTATTTGGTCCCACAGCCG ATCCATGACAGCACCCAAGCCCGTGAGGACAAGCTAATCCCGAAAGAAGGCAATGACGCAAATCACACGAAGTCGGAAGCTCTGTGCCGGAAGACTCCACTTCGGAAGTCGAGATGCTTCCAAGCCCAGACAAGGAATGGCCAAGCCAAGTATGCAGCGACAAGGAGTCAAAACCTATGCCTACCATGTCCCTTGAATGAACTGACCACGGGTATGCTGCACATCCCGGTTAGATATATGTACGCCTGGGTGCACCGCCTGGTCAAGACCCGCCGCCAGGAGGCACTGCAACGGCATAAAAGAATCCCACGCCCACTTAATTCATTCATACTGTACCGGCTGGCATACAATGATCGAGTTAAATACTGGCTCGGCCGGAATGATCACCAGACCATCTCCAGACTCAGCGGacagagctggaagatggaagcccCTCACATTCGGAAGGAATACGAGACGctcgcggagatggagaaacgGAACCATGCCACGGCGCATCCGGGATATCGCTTTTCGCTGTCGAACAAGCGGGGAAAGTCGCGGACTGCAAAAGGCCATTCTCAGGAGTTGGCGTTGCGTTTGAAGGCGTTCTCCAACTTCGGCCAGGACTCACGGCCTGCCGCTTGGGCCCCTTCGGTGGATAATAATGGCGCTTGTGAACGCTCGACAGGAACTTTtcctgaggaagagggaaccCTCGTCCAGAGGTGTTCCTTGAGTCCAGATGGCTTTATACCCCTGGGCAGTGCCGCCTCGGTATGGGAGCAGTGGACGTCTTATCCCCAGACGACCTCTGCTGAGCATGGCTCGAAAGGCACCCAGCCTCATTTGCCTGTCACCACGGGGCAAACAGAGATACCTGCCACTGCTTGCTTGGTTTCCCAGCCTGCAGCTCCTGGAATCGATGCTGCCAATCGTCGGTCTGCTTCACTGCCCCTGTCTATTCCATATGAGATATATAGTGTTTTTTCTGGGGAATGGCTTATTGAAGGAAAGTAG
- a CDS encoding uncharacterized protein (COG:S;~EggNog:ENOG410Q1BA;~TransMembrane:1 (o38-58i)), producing the protein MPARDLPVPSDDSNPKLPWLVQTIDIATALEQRAAKLAVLNLLPLGAGLTFGFLSHVLRIRRSAVPWSHRWFGRVITAQTYFMEPLSSLVRMN; encoded by the coding sequence ATGCCAGCTCGCGACCTCCCAGTACCCTCGGACGACTCGAACCCCAAGTTGCCATGGCTTGTCCAGACTATTGACATCGCCACCGCTCTCGAGCAACGCGCGGCGAAGCTCGCCGTGCTGAACCTGTTGCCGCTCGGTGCTGGCTTGACTTTCGGTTTCCTGTCCCATGTTCTTAGAATCAGGCGCTCTGCCGTTCCGTGGTCGCATCGCTGGTTTGGGCGGGTGATAACCGCCCAAACCTACTTCATGGAGCCATTGTCATCGCTAGTGCGGATGAACTGA